From a single Lolium rigidum isolate FL_2022 chromosome 7, APGP_CSIRO_Lrig_0.1, whole genome shotgun sequence genomic region:
- the LOC124670009 gene encoding protein GRIP, translated as MPRPRSRGRGRARSGSAKMDPEEAAATPAPEQEAVAPPQKEESAAPEEEEEVAAPPAEEETAAPPAEEEIAAPPAEEEIAAPPAEEEIASPAADEEIAAPPAEEEIAAPPVDEESATPPAEKEIAAAADEVSAAPVDEVTAATVDGERAAPVDEESADTGTDAVAVAGEDEGASRSEAERARKELERKVTELSIQNEHLKSQIAAAQQPASSPEVGGGSGTEGEEGSELVRSLKEQVERLSREVQEQKQTQKVAEAALEHVNLSYAEADGKVQELTAKLNQAQLKLEKELKERDDKYVELDTKFQRLHKRAKQRIQDIQKEKDDLEARFNEINQKAEQAASLQVAAQQELERARHQASEALRAMDAERQQLRTVNSKLRSNFDETRLALEARNNALEKLQQSMLEKEQMLEQIQGSMQSAEEKRHASVSELATKHQKQLESLEAQLAEVSAERTKASETIHSLQMVLAEKDTEITEIEAASTGEAARLKATLEEIKGELAHLKGQHEKERQLWEAEHESLKEKLEASESACRRSEIESDKVRCQLESELSRQNQLLQTKDCDLISAKEEISRLESEFSAYKIRAHALLQKKDAELSTAQNSDLVKAHEEAIREAEKEVAAALEERDEAIQDLQAAQSRHREEIEARDLALADVDKKLKNVMKTLDSVTSQFLSEKESWEKDLASLEESWRLKCESMKDQSNGHVEDHLQKNLGEWTLKYEKLKEEHESFRDISDRMIEEKEREIAKLLKENKDLHHSLEAKAAVSNGENQSPGHVKQDVLSIELAEQQILLLARQQAQREEELGQSQRHILALQQEIEELERENRLHDQQQAMLKTELRNMERSQKREGIDMTYLKNVILKLLETGEVGALLPVVATLLQFSPDELNKCQHGVLSTVASSPATALSDGGSTPNSFFGRFTF; from the exons ATGCCCCGACCACGATCCCGCGGCCGGGGCAGAGCCAGATCCGGTTCGGCCAAGATGGATCCCGAAGAGGCCGCCGCGACACcggcgccggagcaggaggccgtTGCGCCTCCGCAGAAGGAAGAGTCCGCGgctccggaggaggaggaagaggttgCCGCGCCGCCGGCGGAAGAAGAGACTGCGGCACCGCCGGCGGAGGAAGAGATTGCGGCACCGCCGGCCGAGGAAGAGATTGCGGCACCGCCGGCCGAGGAAGAGATTGCCTCGCCGGCGGCGGACGAAGAGATTGCGGCACCGCCGGCCGAGGAAGAGATTGCGGCACCGCCGGTGGACGAAGAGAGTGCGACACCGCCGGCGGAGAAAGAGATTGCGGCGGCGGCAGACGAAGTTAGTGCGGCGCCGGTGGACGAAGTTACTGCGGCGACGGTGGACGGAGAGAGGGCGGCGCCAGTAGACGAAGAGAGTGCGGACACGGGAACGGACGCTGTAGCGGTAGCGGGAGAAGACGAAGGGGCGAGCAGGAGCGAGGCGGAGCGGGCGCGCAAAGAGCTGGAGCGGAAGGTCACGGAGCTCAGTATCCAGAACGAGCACCTCAAGTCCCAGATCGCCGCTGCTCAGCAGCCAGCGAGCAGCCCCGAGGTGGGGGGAGGCAGTGGGACGGAGGGCGAGGAGGGCTCCGAGCTCGTCAGGAGCTTGAAGGAGCAGGTCGAGAGGCTGAGCAGGGAGGTCCAGGAGCAGAAGCAGACGCAGAAGGTCGCGGAGGCGGCCCTTGAGCACGTCAACCTGTCCTACGCCGAGGCCGACGGCAAGGTCCAGGAGCTCACGGCCAAGCTCAACCAAG CTCAACTGAAGTTGGAAAAGGAACTAAAAGAACGAGATGACAAATATGTTGAGTTGGATACCAAGTTCCAGAGGCTTCACAAGCGTGCAAAACAACGTATACAAGATATACAGAAG GAAAAAGATGATCTGGAAGCTCGGTTTAATGAAATTAACCAGAAGGCTGAGCAAGCTGCTTCTCTGCAAGTAGCTGCACAACAGGAACTGGAACGTGCTCGTCACCAGGCTAGTGAGGCTTTACGTGCAATGGATGCTGAAAGACAGCAATTGCGGACTGTGAACAGCAA GTTAAGATCAAATTTTGATGAGACACGGCTTGCTTTGGAGGCCAGGAACAATGCCCTTGAGAAGTTGCAACAGTCGATGCTTGAAAAAGAGCAG ATGCTAGAGCAAATCCAAGGATCAATGCAGTCTGCGGAAGAAAAGAGGCATGCATCAGTTTCAGAGCTTGCTACTAAGCACCAGAAg CAATTAGAGAGCTTGGAAGCACAGCTAGCTGAGGTTTCCGCAGAGCGGACAAAGGCATCTGAAACGATTCATTCACTGCAG ATGGTACTCGCAGAGAAAGATACAGAAATAACTGAAATTGAAGCAGCATCAACCGGTGAAGCTGCCCGACTTAAAGCTACCTTGGAGGAGATTAAAGGCGAGCTTGCTCATCTAAAAGGTCAACAT GAAAAAGAAAGGCAACTCTGGGAAGCGGAACAtgaatcccttaaggaaaaattgGAAGCATCAGAAAGTGCATGTCGTAGATCTGAGATAGAATCTGACAAAGTTAGAT GTCAATTGGAGTCAGAGTTGTCAAGACAAAATCAATTGCTTCAAACCAAAGATTGTGATCTAATTTCTGCAAAGGAGGAG ATCAGTCGACTGGAAAGTGAGTTTTCTGCGTACAAGATCCGTGCACATGCACTTTTGCAAAAGAAGGATGCTGAGCTGAGCACAGCTCAAAATTCAGATTTGGTTAAAGCACATGAAGAAGCAATAAGA GAAGCTGAAAAGGAGGTGGCAGCTGCCTTAGAGGAACGAGATGAAGCCATCCAGGACCTTCAAGCTGCTCAATCCAGGCACCGCGAAGAGATTGAGGCAAG GGATTTGGCTCTTGCTGATGTGGACAAAAAACTAAAGAATGTCATGAAAACATTAGATTCTGTTACTTCTCAATTTCTCTCAGAAAAAGAATCATGGGAGAAAGATTTGGCAAGTCTAGAGGAAAGCTGGAGAT TAAAATGTGAGTCTATGAAGGATCAGAGTAATGGCCATGTTGAAGACCACCTTCAGAAGAATCTAGGGGAGTGGACACTGAAATATGAGAAATTAAAG GAAGAGCACGAATCGTTCCGTGATATTTCTGATAGAATGATTGAAGAGAAGGAACGAGAGATAGCTAAACTCCTCAAGGAAAACAAGGATCTTCATCATTCATTAGAGGCTAAAGCAGCA GTCAGCAATGGTGAGAATCAAAGCCCAG GACATGTTAAACAGGATGTACTGAGCATTGAATTGGCTGAGCAGCAAATTCTG CTTCTTGCACGACAACAAGCTCAAAGGGAAGAAGAATTGGGCCAGTCACAGAGGCATATCTTAGCGCTTCAA CAAGAAATTGAGGAGCTTGAGCGTGAAAACCGTCTTCATGATCAGCAG CAAGCAATGCTGAAGACAGAGCTTCGGAATATGGAGAGATCACAAAAGCGGGAAGGAATAGATATGACATATTTAAAAAATGTGATCTTAAAGCTTCTTGAAACAG GGGAAGTGGGGGCCTTGCTACCTGTGGTTGCGACGCTACTACAGTTCAGTCCTGACGAG CTCAACAAGTGCCAACATGGCGTCCTCTCAACTGTGGCTTCGTCGCCAGCCACTGCATTGTCAGATGGTGGATCCACACCAAACTCGTTCTTTGGAAGATTCACATTCTAG